Part of the Lotus japonicus ecotype B-129 chromosome 6, LjGifu_v1.2 genome, TCTTGTTTGATAATTAGCACACATGAGTTGTGGATGAAGCAAGGGAAGCATCCACACCTCTTTTTACTAGTAATGAAGCATGAGAAGTAACGGTGAATAGATGTGTCAGAGCAAACAATTAACTTAAGCATTCATGATAATAATTGTTTATCGGATAAatgtttataataaaataatttgcgaactactgaaataagctaaaaataggttaaaaaaatcataagttCTTATTCATATAAGTTAATCTAAACgatttatgaaaataagttcaagaCAACTTGTAGATAAGTCATAAGTTATTTACATAAACTCTTCTTGGCACTTTCATAAGCACTTATACTATAAGATAAACTAACTCAAATaaatttttcttgatttttgtttaattattcttttattaatataattaattcttAGTATAAGACTTGTAAAATTCTGATGGCCAAGGGAAGCGCATTGGCATGAAGTATGACTAACACGAATGAATTGTCATCTACTAAATTGCGCCTAGATCAATGTGCACAGATCTTCCTTGGAAAGCTGAGGTAGAGTCTTGATTGTTGGTTTTAGGTTTTAGCCTTTTAGGGCTTTTTGGTTCttaattttgggttttttttgttcttggagttcaacttttaaaatatcattatcaaacataaatcaatttttttaactttttatattctttcaataattatatattttaacgtaaattatttcaaaattttgagtgCATGTCACATAAgctaattaattaaaacaaacATGATGATAGTAGTTATTTCTAGAATCACTTCTCTCCAATTTGAAAATCTACTtagtatataattatatatgtatccaaacacaccttttttatttatttcaaacaCATACTTAAtcacataattaattttattggtATATACTACTGCCTCTTTTATACATATATACTACTACCTCTTTTATACAATCAATGACGATGAGTAATGCCCCTGtaagatagctcaagtggtaggagctggagacatatgggttgggtaggggaagGTCCAGATATCGATTCCTGgcaggtgcaatttatctttccaatgtaaaaaaaaaagtcgaTGAGTAATCTTCCATCCAATATCAGAACGATGGAGAAGAGAAGATAACCACGATAGAACACATatatgaagagaagaaaaaaaaaagatgaaagaGAGAACACGTGAATTCAATCATCAAGGGCACTGGAACGAAGCAGAGTTGTTGTTTCGTCCACAATCGTTGAGGATGACGCTCAAGGAAATAGGAACATTAAGGTTTGTGCCGAGGATGTTAGCCCTGAGCGCAAGGCAAAGGCAAGCAGCAGCTTCAACATCAGCAAGATCTTGAATGAGGTGGCAGCAAGGGAGTGTTGGTGGGGACCCCAATTTAACTTTGACCAAGTTCAACACTTTGGCACACACACCCAACTTTAGTGTATCTATAGGACATGAACCCTTTGGAGAGGGCATTATTGGGACTGGGACTTGAGGGATATTGTAGGTGGTGGAGCTCACCATGGTGAAGGAAATTAGGAGATTGAAACAGAGGAGCAGGGCAACATACTCATGATCACTACCCATTTGATTTCACACAATTAGTATCAATGTCCTAAGTGCTGGGATACTAAAAGTTTGTGAAATGTGGCTTATGACTAGTTAATTTTAATCATGAGAGTTGAAGATGTGTAAGGGGTTTTTATAGCAAAATATATGTGTTTCAATCTCGTTTTTTAAACATCCAATAATAACATATACCTATTTCCCTcttgattcttttttttttctttttcaaatcatatcatatattatatttattctttctctcttttcactCTCGAAACTCAGAGATCACATTAACTAAGTGAGTAAGTTTGTCGTAACAAATCATTTTACATACACACCGCTTATGAATCAAAccctaaattaaatatttaaagagtTCAGCTATCTACCCAATGTGCTAGGTGTATGTATATGTTTTGTTCATCAGTTGAAAtcttaatttaatataattagttaTGTAAACCCGTGAACACACGGGGGTTATAATTGAGATGCTCAACGCAAGCTGTCACCAAGGCAGGGCAAGGAGGTTCATATGATAGTTGTGTGAATTTTGTTATATGTAATAGAATCACTGTGAATTGCGTATAGTTGGTGTTCTTTTTCGAAATCGAATAGTATGATAAAATTAACATAAAGATTAAATATGGTGATTTTTTTTACAGTAAAACGCAATTGCATAAGGAGAATCAGATAGCAAAAAAGGAGCTCATCCCTTCGATACATCCTCAACTCAAACACGATCAAGATCACTGTCAATAAGCCAAACTAGCCATAAAATTCGCAATCATATTATCGTCTTTCTCAACAAaacaaatagaaagaaaaaaaggaaatagACTGCGAAGGACAATTTCTAACAACagaactaaaaaaaaaatgttaaaaggCATTAGTTATTATAATAACTTCctcattttaaaaaaagttgtcTATAGTGAACCATATTCAATATAGAATTTAATAGTTATACTATCAATAACTGTCATCTTACTCTTTGTGTCACAACCCTAAACAATTTTTGTGGAACAACCTTAAACAATCTTTGTGGAACGGAGGGAGGGAGTAGCATCAAAGATTTCCTCCCTCTTAATTTCGATCAATTAATCAACTTGCAAAAATACTACTACTAATACAAACTCtataaatgtaaaaataatgCCCTACCGAGCTAAAAGCCTAATCAGTTTCAATCTTTATGACAACCTCATGGGTGATGAAATAGCATCACAACTTTGGATATTTGTCATAACTTTCGAATCAAATCTACAATAATCTCATTGGAATCTTTGTAATGGtatttcaaaatgaatttcctACAACCATTTGATGGGTCATATTATGAATGGAGTACTAATACTCTAATAGGAAATCAGGAAGTATTCACTAGTTCACTTCACCGGCTCACAAGTCTCATCCTTTAAAAACTGCTACCCTGTACCATAATTCCCATCAAGTACCAGGCAATAGTTATCTCCTGTGCCATGTTCAACCCAATGAACTGAACTGAACTGAATACATAGATGCAACATGCAAGGATTGTATACTGTCTAAGAGTTCATCAATGAGGCGATGACTAAAGAAATGAGTGCAGAGAATTGTACATGATTATCAAGAAGTTTCACTGCATTCCTTTTCTTCAACCTTGGGAACATCGTTGGCATTGCTCAACGCATTTCCTTGACTAAGGAGCCCGTTTTTATACAGAATTTCCAACTCAGTAAAGTAAGGGCAAGTTTTCAAATTAAGTAAGGGCCACTTCTTGCCGTTCCCTTTGGTCCTCTTATAGTACTTGTTCATGTTTTCCCATTTCTCCTTGCACTTCTTTGCAGAACGGTTGTAGCCCATGCCATGCATTGCTGCGGATATCTCCTCCCATATTGATCCTTTTGATCCCAACTGACGAAACTTGTGCTCCAATGAAGTTCTTAGAGTTATCAGTGCTTGTACTTCAACATCAGGCCATCTTTTTTTGCTTAGATCATTGTAGAAATCTCTTCGAACGTTCGCCTCAACTTCACCCTCTTTGCTTTTGCTGCTTCCTTCTGCTGCTTGGGGAATTTGAATTTCATAGCCCAATATGTTCTGAATGAGAGATATGACGGCCAAATTACGAGACCTCTCTTGAGCTCtagcctcttcatcctttttaaTCCTTATCATCTCCTCACGCCTCCAAGCTTCTTCTCTCTCTATTCTTTCCCTTTCCTTTTTCTCTATCATAACCATCAATTCATTATGCATCTGCTCTTGCTTTTCCATCACCTTCCTTACCAATTTTTGCGCAAAATCTGCAAGCTTTCTCGTCGTCTTTTTCCTCCTCTTTCTAGAGCCAGGTTCTTTATTACTTACTGATGAATTCTCAtcttcattatcatcatcatcaccaccatcatctttatcatcatcatcatccaagAACCAGctgaaataaatcaaaataacccCTCAAATTCATGTTATGTTTGTACAGACTTCAGTTAAAGGTAATAATAATAATCCCTGAGAGTTGAAACTAGCTAGCTTTCCCATTTCTATGGAATAATAATGGTTCCCTTCAACATGTTACAAAAACATGAATTGTGCAGATGAAACATAACTGGTGATTCCCCCAACTATAATAGATTGTATAATGCATTTCTTTAACTAACAACAATActataaataaaacaaaacattttcaatcagcAAATTTGAGGGATTTGTTTCCCTCTCTCATCAACATAGATCCTATCATTAAGAAACATCAAACAGACAAGAATTGTCCTAATTTCTACTTAACCCCTAATTTGCTTGCATAGGTACACCCATCAAAACCACACACAATGTCACAACTCATCACAGCAAATCACAACCTTTTTCAATtgataaacaaaacaaaaatgtaACCCAGTTTTataatttgacaaaaaaataaattaaattacaaGAATAAATAAGGTTAAAGATAAAGGgtacataaatttaaattaaattacaaGAATTAAGAAAACAAGAGAGAGATAACccaattttataatttgaaaaaaaaatcaaaaaggtTAATAACTTTGGCAAgtagagacaaaaaaaaaatcgagGGTAATGGAGAAATGAACTCACTCAGGCTCTTGCACTTGGTGGGGAAACGGGTTGAGACCCGACCCGGAAGCCGCCGGATCCTGCGTCTGGAGGGGAGTTTCAAGAGCAGGAGAAGGGGATCGGAGGTTGTGAGATGAGTCGAGGTAAGGAGGAGTGGAGGAGGAGGGGATGGACCTGATGGGGCGGAGTTTCTGGGGGTTGTGGCGGTGGGAGAGGAGGTCGGAGGGGTAAAGGAGGTGGCCGGAGTCGGGGAATGGGGAAACTTGGTCGGCGGTGAAGAGGTCCATGGTAAAAAATAAACGGCGGCGCAAAGGGTTTAGGGAGGGAAGAGGTGAAAAATGGAGTGATGAAAGGGGGTTACCAGTAAAATACCTACTGCGTTAAATCTTTGGTAAATCACTAAATTCATATGCAAAAATTTGAGATTCTTAGgtaaatctaatatttttttcttaataagttgttatatatattttttcggTTGTAAGAGTTATGGGATATATGGGTTGGATGAGGCGTGAGGGGGTCCGAGTTCAATCACAAGagtgtgcaatttatcttttccgatgaaaaaaaatatcgattgtaatattattttattgttcTAAGACAATGCATAGTTTGGATATTTTATGCTTACAGACTGGTGATAGCTACTGAATAATTTGAGCTGCAAAaagttgaattattttaaaattaaattttacattaaattttatgaagaaaaagcGTTATATATAAAATCTTTCTTTgtatcaaaaaatatattaaatatgtctTAAAATGTAAATTATCTTCTTTGACCCAAATTAATTTAGACAATAATAATAGTTATCAATTATGTTGTAAAATGGGAGGGCCAAGCCCATAATAATTGTCAATTCTTTTTTGTTACAtttggaaaaataataatagtggTCAATTTGATagcataaatataaaaataattattattttaattatcaatTATTTTGTAAAAGGGGAGGGCCAAGCTCATAATAATGGTCAATTCTTTTTTGTTACATTTGGTAAAATAATAATAGTTGTCAATCTGATagcataaatataaaaatttataatttttcctTATAGAAAAATTTTAAGTAAAAAGAAatactaaataaaaattaaatttcaatatCTATAATTTAAATTTCCCACCAACTGTCCAACAaatactactttttttttgacagtcaACAAATACTACTATGACAAAACTCAAACAAATATTGGgttcaattcaattttttacaaCATCTTTAAGGATTTTCTCAATAATACTAGCTTTTGTTGGCATAGAAATGCATGACATTCAAAAACAAATAATGGTGCTTTGGCAAACAAGAGGCTATATAATGACAAGCCTATACCCACGTCGGCTTGTTGAACAGGACCATTTTCGGCCCAAATCTCATGCACCTCAATAGAGCCAGGCCCAGCCTTTGGTACAAGTTGTAtgtgtgagtttttttttttgcaagctATCCCACGGCTTGTTGCTGTGAGACTAATCTCTCATCCCACGGTCAACGCACTAGATCACTAATCAGAAATTGACCAATGAATTTTTTCTATTCACAAAAGTTAATGATATGTGAGTATAACAGAAACACCCAAATACACTCAAAATGGATTATGAGGATAGGGGTTTTCTCCGGTCTTGAGATAAATTCCAATGCATTGACACTCCATACTTACTTTGTGTTTCTACTGAATTAATTTTTAATCATAGGTTAAAAAGGAACAAAGTTAGATTAACGCAAATCTCAAGTCAAACGGTAACACTTACAAATCAAGGGAATCAAACACTTGCAACATAAAACACCGCTAATACACAATACAAACCAAACTAGCATGCTCTACAACACTTGATACAGTATAGATCCAAACCAAACATGAACAAATAATCACAACTAGAAATTTGAATCTGCAGCTAACTGTTCTCTACGTCCTTATGCAACAGCAATATTAAAGGCAAGTCCAATCATTCACTATAttttgaaagaaataaaaaacaatcGAGGCTCCATGCAAGCTGGTTTGGGCTTTTGAGTGGCCCTGCCTTCACAtgaatcatttttttctttttgttggtCATTGCCTTCACATTGAGCTGAAGCGTCACTAGACAACAAAGTCCTAGCCTTCTTCTAGAACAAGAAATCTAATTGACATTAACCCCTCGGAGCCTAGTAAAGTTTTTGCTTCAATTTCTTACTAAGTTACTATTAATTTCCCCAAGAATACAAGAATCTAGCCTAAGAGAATGGTCAATGGCCAAAACCATTTGGTATCAAATATCCATTCCCTTGACCAAAGAAGACAACTCAGTCATGCGTGTTTGAACAATAGAATTTTGCTCATGAAGTCGCTTTCCATGTCTCCTTTTTATCTTCAAATCTGCATATAAGCACAAACAATatgcacatatatatatagtggAGGCAGCAAGGCGTAGTTGGTCAATATATGGCACTGTCACAAAGTAAACACCATTATCCGGATAACACCAAAACATTATCCTACATgataattcaagattaattacTACACCACTATCACTAATTAAATTACATTACGTTTTCCTATTTGTGTACcacaaaacaataacaacacTCGTATACacaattttttctctttatatcttttttttcaCATGACATCACATAACATGTTACATATATTATTCTTCACTCAACTATTCGTACATTTAGGTGTCTGCACAAAAAAAATGATACacaaaaaattattgaataaaTTAACAAAACCTTATAATCCTGCTCTCATTTCCTGTTCCTGCAGAAAATGCAAAGAATAAATACAAAAATTCTGTGTAATTACTTACTCCACATGCTCACCATCCATGCACAATTAATATCTATCTACATTAATAATTCATACAACGAAATTGCAAGCAACAGATTCCAAAATCAAAGCACATATACAtgaacattaattcatcatcctTGGAAATCAATTAAGCTGAAACAGATTCATAACTAAACCTGCTATACTATCTAGTACTCCTCCCAGAAGATGGTGATCCTGATCCACTCCCAGATCCACCATACATATGGCTCTGATGTTGATGATgccccatcatcatcatcacatgATGGGATGATGGCATACCATGACCATAACTCTCACCTGCAGCATTATTCAAATCTCTCTGTTCACTCTGactccttcctcctcctcctcctcctcctcctcctcctcctccactcTGCACCATTCCACCAGTTTTCTCCCCCTCCATCTCCCTATACTTGTGCAGGTAAATCTTGAGTGGCTCCACATAATCTTCAAATCCAAGCGTCGTCATGGCCCACAGTAGATCATCACCGTTGATtgtcttcctcttctctttctGGCACTTGTCTGAAGCCTCCCCTGTTATGAAACTGATGAACTCTGAAACACACTCCTGCACAGTCTCTTTGGCTTCCTTTGAGATCTTGCCGTTCGCCGGTAACGCCTTCTTCATGATCCTGCTCACGTTCGCTATGGGGAGGAACCTGTCTTGCTCTCTGCACCCCAACAGTTCACCGGTGTGACCACCACCAGTTTGACCCCCTGACTCGTTGTCTGATTCTGCCATAGCCAAGGACTCTGGAGAATTGAAGTATGTATCTAATTAAGAGACTAAAAGATGCTACTAACCAAACACAGCCTAAAATTATATATGCACATTGACAAATGcatagttatatatatatatatatatatatatatatatttatgctGCTGACAtaaagtgtgtgtgtgtgtatatactATTCACTGGTGGCTACTAGGCAGTGAGAAAAGGTCCATGAATGGTGTGTACTATTATATGTGTATATAATGATTGAGATTGGATTGTGGGTTTCCTTGGATTCATCTAGACAACAAGTGATATGGCAGTTTTTTCTTGGTTAGTGGTCAAGAAATTTGATGGTGAATGATTGAGATTAAAGAGAAAGTCAGGGTTCAAAATTGGGGAAAAACTATAAAGGGAACATGAatggggaaggttggaaaatgGGGGGTTGGAGTGGGAAAAGTGGGTGTGTGGGGTTTGGGTGTTAATGTGTGTATCATTATAAAGTGGTTGGATTATTTTGGAGAATGTGATTAATTAAGAAGTTTCtttagagttttttttaataaaccaTGATATCTGCTCATCCTCGATGAAAATTATTGTAAATTTAACATTTGGTCACATTAAGACATTTTATCTCTTCTTTGAAAGTATTGTGAAGAAATTGAACTAAAAAGTTATTTTTGTACACTCAACTTGTATTGTCAATTGAACTACCTCACTAGACAAAACTTCTTTGTAGTTTAATATAGTTAATCTAAATTGCTAATTTATTTcacttatgattttagtaaaTTTTCAATATAAATATACATTATCAAATAAAAGTTGTAActtattgataaaaaaatttaaaaaatagtaTTAGTTTAGCCTTTTCTAATAGTTAATGACAAGAATATAAGATATGCTCCTTCAGGTATTGAAAGGAAGGAGAATGGTGAGAATaacgaaattaattattttaataaaatatcaaTTCTCATCATTTTGTTTTGGTGCAAAGGAAATAAATacaatacaaaaaaaaagtacaagTTCCTAACTAACTTTCCTATCATAAGTGAGAATAGGAGGAGGAGGTCTCTCAAAATAGAAATTGCATATGTTGTCCATGAACCAAActtaaataagaaaaaagaaaaaaagtgagATTGATggaaattattttgaaaaagagttcaattattaaaaaaaaattacgtagtcatttaattaaatttcatcAATTTACCATGTtatgattaaaatttaattttaaaatatttaaagagaaaaatggagaaatGTGATTTCATGTATATGTACACCAGAGCatatacattaaataattttaaaagaaaTACTTCATATTTTTAGTTTCTGAAATTAATATTGCAAAATGTCTCACGaatgtttttagttttttactCATTTCTATATTTGTTTTACTGTTTCTTGCTCCAAGTTAAACCAACATTTTCTCCCTGCCAAAAGCCactcttttcaattttaaaataaaacaattctatgagaaattgatgttttagaaagaaaaaagagagttTTATTCTTATGGCCTTTGAATATGATACGTGGGCAATTTTGGACCGTTGGTGTAGGTGTCAGGTTATTGACTCGTGTTCTTGTTGTGGAGCGTTGGATTGGGCTATAACTTCTCGTCAGCGTTACGATAGATGACGAACACTTGATAGTGTTTGTACCAGTTAAACAAATCCATCCCGCAACAAAACTCCTCATTTGATAATACTTGGGTTTTGATTCCTAGTAAACTCCATCTGAATTTACATTGAAGTTAAcatgtcaaaattttatttCTATGACCCATATTAAAGTCACTGTGGCAAATTCTACATTTTTTTGTTGATGTCAGGACTCGAGAGATATGTGAAATCATGTTtgtgttaaaattacataattcttGAAACCATAGACTCCACCAAGTTCAACCACCTGACAGTGGATACCATGCATGGGGTCCAGATTCTAAGTTTTTAAGGTCTATAAGCTATTGCTAGCTGATGAAACATCACACTGATTAGTGATTACTACTCGATTAGATTAGATGCGTAATTTAGAATTAGTTAGATGCTAATTGGCGGAGTTTTAATGTTGGAAGCAAGGTGTAGGTTCCACTGTCACAGGAACTTATTTTCTAATCAACTTTTCTTGTCTTGTTTTCCCAACACATAAATTAAAAGGTAAGAATATTAtacacaaaaagaaaacaacagaATATTTCTTTGTTCATAGCGCATGAATCAGGGCggtattattattactatattgTATTTATTTACACCTAATCATCTGTCAATGAAAAACAAATGAGAAGCAATGGAAAATATTATAACCCAAGTCCACTATATCTACAGTGAATTATCCGCATGAGAAAAATATGTAGAAAATTAACAACATTATGGTTCAGACTTATGTGTCTTAACTTTTGATGTTCTATGTCtgtcaaaaagaaaagaaatatatgtgtttttttattaagtATTTTTACAGCCGACAATCATAAAACTAATTTTTCATAACTCTAGTATAAGTAGCTCGACACTCATAACAATATGTTTGCGGATGTCACAGCAAAGAACAACATCTATTCGTTcgtcttttttttgtcaataaaacTGGTGTACATCTCAAGTGAGGGGAATAAGGGTTATAAATgaaaggcttaatcctcaaattagtccttgtctttgtctcgccgtctgaactaggtccctcatcggaaaaatttgtggaatacgTCCCTATTTTTGCAAAACGTctggagccagtcctcgccggagcccggagctccggcgagtgatgaaatggcatgatgactgtgtaaatgaagctgacatggcactaaaaaaaaattaaaaattaaaaaatttacacATCATATAATTAATCTAATTAAACATATTTCTAATTGTAACTCAaatctaattaaccaattttaatTCTCCCCAAACTTATCCTAATTCTCCCCCCAAATTACCCCAATTCCCAATTGCATCTCCTCAGAAACATTTCATTAAATagatctcatcttcttcttgtttatcttcatcttcttattTATCTTcagaccttttttttttgaatgccAAACTAATATTAATACAATAGAAAAAATGCACCAGGATTGCAAAGAGACAATtacaaggaaaaagaaagagtaGGAAACGCAAGCAGCAAAAGGCAAAACAGACCCAAAACAAGCTCACTAACACAGAGGAGCCATCTTCagaccttcttcatcttcatcattttcttcataACTAAAAACTCATATCTCAACCCAGAAAACCAACTTCTCACCCACCCTCTTCCCTCAACCCC contains:
- the LOC130723074 gene encoding putative lipid-binding protein AIR1 translates to MGSDHEYVALLLCFNLLISFTMVSSTTYNIPQVPVPIMPSPKGSCPIDTLKLGVCAKVLNLVKVKLGSPPTLPCCHLIQDLADVEAAACLCLALRANILGTNLNVPISLSVILNDCGRNNNSASFQCP
- the LOC130723072 gene encoding trihelix transcription factor DF1, with the translated sequence MDLFTADQVSPFPDSGHLLYPSDLLSHRHNPQKLRPIRSIPSSSTPPYLDSSHNLRSPSPALETPLQTQDPAASGSGLNPFPHQVQEPDWFLDDDDDKDDGGDDDDNEDENSSVSNKEPGSRKRRKKTTRKLADFAQKLVRKVMEKQEQMHNELMVMIEKKERERIEREEAWRREEMIRIKKDEEARAQERSRNLAVISLIQNILGYEIQIPQAAEGSSKSKEGEVEANVRRDFYNDLSKKRWPDVEVQALITLRTSLEHKFRQLGSKGSIWEEISAAMHGMGYNRSAKKCKEKWENMNKYYKRTKGNGKKWPLLNLKTCPYFTELEILYKNGLLSQGNALSNANDVPKVEEKECSETS
- the LOC130723073 gene encoding nuclear transcription factor Y subunit B-3, giving the protein MAESDNESGGQTGGGHTGELLGCREQDRFLPIANVSRIMKKALPANGKISKEAKETVQECVSEFISFITGEASDKCQKEKRKTINGDDLLWAMTTLGFEDYVEPLKIYLHKYREMEGEKTGGMVQSGGGGGGGGGGGGRSQSEQRDLNNAAGESYGHGMPSSHHVMMMMGHHQHQSHMYGGSGSGSGSPSSGRSTR